In Streptomyces sp. NBC_01717, one DNA window encodes the following:
- a CDS encoding GntR family transcriptional regulator produces the protein MLSTGLPQGAVPKLERPGPLRERVYEALLELITTRALRPGQHLVESELAGHLGVSRQPVREALQRLNTEGWVDLRPAQGAFVHEPTEEEADQLLSVRTLLEAEAARLAAANSGTAGIAALEELCAKGEQAVADDDVDLAVATNAAFHAKVMELAGNVVLAELAGQVDRRVRWYYTPVARQRGTQSWIEHRALIAAISSRDEQRATEIMRTHTEHTRKTYHQREQG, from the coding sequence ATGTTGTCCACAGGACTGCCGCAAGGGGCTGTGCCGAAGCTGGAACGGCCCGGTCCGCTGCGCGAGCGTGTCTATGAGGCGCTGCTCGAACTGATCACCACGCGTGCGCTCCGCCCCGGCCAGCATCTGGTCGAGAGCGAACTCGCGGGACACCTCGGCGTGTCGCGACAGCCGGTGCGCGAGGCGTTGCAGCGGCTGAACACCGAGGGCTGGGTCGATCTGCGGCCCGCGCAAGGTGCGTTCGTCCATGAACCCACCGAGGAGGAAGCGGACCAGTTGCTGTCGGTCCGTACGCTCCTGGAGGCCGAGGCCGCCCGGCTGGCCGCGGCCAACTCGGGCACGGCCGGCATCGCCGCGCTCGAAGAGCTCTGCGCCAAGGGTGAGCAGGCCGTCGCCGACGACGATGTGGATCTCGCCGTTGCCACCAATGCCGCGTTCCACGCCAAGGTCATGGAACTGGCGGGCAATGTCGTCCTCGCCGAACTCGCCGGACAGGTGGACCGCCGGGTCCGCTGGTACTACACCCCGGTGGCCCGCCAGCGCGGCACCCAGTCCTGGATCGAGCACCGCGCACTGATTGCGGCGATCTCCTCGCGGGACGAACAGCGGGCCACGGAGATCATGCGGACGCACACGGAGCACACGCGCAAGACGTACCACCAGCGCGAACAGGGCTAG
- a CDS encoding beta-ketoacyl-ACP synthase III has protein sequence MTGSRVVALGHYQPAKVLTNDDLAAMVDTSDEWITSRVGIKTRHVGGPDEPVDEMAAHAAAKALAAAGLLPTDIDLVLVATSTAMDRSPSMSARVAARLGMGSPAVMDINVVCSGFTHALATADHAVRAGAATRALVIGADKMADIADWTDRSTCVLLGDGAGAAVVVADPRGDADAAPGIGPVLWGSVPEMGRAVRIEGTPPRFAQEGQSVYRWATTQLPPIARKVCERAGVAPEDLAAVVLHQANLRIIEPVARKIGAVNAVIARDVVDSGNTSAASIPMALSKLVERGEVESGAPALLFGFGGNLSYAGQVIRCP, from the coding sequence ATGACCGGCTCACGTGTCGTGGCGCTCGGCCACTATCAGCCCGCCAAGGTGCTCACCAACGACGACCTGGCGGCCATGGTCGACACCAGCGACGAGTGGATCACCAGTCGCGTCGGGATCAAGACTCGCCATGTGGGAGGCCCTGACGAGCCGGTGGACGAGATGGCCGCCCACGCGGCGGCCAAGGCGCTCGCCGCGGCCGGTCTGCTCCCCACGGACATCGATCTGGTCCTCGTCGCGACCTCCACCGCCATGGACCGGTCGCCGAGCATGTCGGCGCGGGTCGCCGCCCGGCTCGGCATGGGTTCCCCGGCCGTGATGGACATCAATGTGGTCTGCTCCGGCTTCACCCACGCCCTCGCCACCGCGGATCACGCCGTCCGGGCGGGCGCCGCGACCCGTGCGCTGGTGATCGGTGCCGACAAGATGGCCGACATCGCCGACTGGACCGACCGCTCCACCTGCGTCCTGCTCGGCGACGGCGCGGGCGCCGCGGTCGTGGTCGCGGATCCGCGGGGCGATGCGGACGCCGCGCCCGGAATCGGCCCCGTGCTGTGGGGTTCGGTGCCGGAGATGGGGCGTGCGGTGCGGATCGAGGGGACGCCGCCGCGCTTTGCCCAGGAGGGGCAGTCCGTCTACCGCTGGGCCACCACTCAACTGCCGCCCATCGCGCGCAAGGTGTGCGAAAGGGCCGGGGTCGCCCCCGAGGATCTCGCTGCGGTGGTACTGCATCAGGCCAATTTGCGGATCATCGAGCCGGTCGCCCGGAAGATCGGTGCGGTCAACGCCGTCATCGCCCGCGATGTAGTGGATTCGGGCAATACATCCGCCGCTTCCATCCCCATGGCGCTGTCGAAACTGGTCGAACGGGGTGAGGTCGAGAGCGGTGCCCCGGCGCTGCTTTTCGGGTTCGGCGGAAATCTTTCGTACGCAGGTCAGGTGATCCGCTGTCCCTGA
- the fdhD gene encoding formate dehydrogenase accessory sulfurtransferase FdhD yields MGRVTERRRTIRIRDGVVSARPDTLVAEEPLEIRLNGRPLAITMRTPGDDFALAAGFLVSEGVIGDGSEVQSIVYCAGATADGVNTYNVVDVKLAPGVQVPDITLERNVYTTSSCGLCGKASLDAVRTTTRHPIADTPPVRVEPALLSALPDRLREAQRVFDRTGGLHAAALFSETGELLDIREDVGRHNAVDKLVGRALTDHRLPLSRAILLVSGRASFELAQKAVMAGIPMLAAVSAPSSLAVDLAAETGLTLVGFLRGPSMNVYAGDHRIALEATVGQG; encoded by the coding sequence ATGGGACGGGTCACCGAGCGCCGCCGCACCATTCGCATCAGGGACGGGGTGGTCTCCGCCCGCCCCGACACACTTGTCGCCGAGGAGCCTCTGGAGATCCGGCTGAACGGCAGGCCGCTGGCGATCACGATGCGTACGCCGGGCGACGACTTCGCACTGGCCGCGGGCTTCCTCGTCAGCGAGGGCGTGATCGGTGACGGCTCCGAGGTGCAGTCGATCGTGTACTGCGCGGGGGCGACGGCCGACGGCGTGAACACGTACAACGTGGTGGACGTGAAGCTCGCGCCCGGCGTGCAGGTCCCCGACATCACGTTGGAGCGCAACGTCTACACGACGTCGTCCTGCGGGCTGTGCGGCAAGGCGAGCCTCGACGCGGTCCGCACCACGACCCGGCACCCGATCGCCGACACTCCCCCGGTCCGGGTCGAGCCCGCGCTGCTCTCGGCCCTTCCCGACCGGCTGCGCGAGGCGCAGCGGGTCTTCGACCGGACCGGAGGTCTGCACGCGGCGGCGCTGTTCTCCGAGACGGGGGAACTCCTCGACATCCGGGAGGACGTCGGCCGGCACAACGCGGTCGACAAGCTCGTCGGCCGGGCCCTGACCGACCACCGGCTGCCGCTGTCCCGGGCGATTCTGCTGGTGTCGGGGCGGGCCTCGTTCGAGCTGGCCCAGAAGGCGGTGATGGCCGGCATCCCGATGCTCGCCGCGGTCTCGGCGCCGTCGTCGCTCGCCGTCGATCTGGCGGCCGAGACCGGACTGACCCTGGTCGGCTTTCTGCGGGGTCCGTCCATGAACGTGTACGCGGGTGACCACCGCATCGCCCTGGAGGCGACGGTCGGCCAGGGCTGA
- a CDS encoding bile acid:sodium symporter family protein yields MSRRTLKLPSWLPIDPYILALIGTVAVAALLPASGAAADVAGGASTGAVALLFFLYGARLSTAEALDGLKHWRLHLTVLICTFVAFPLLGLAGESLVPYVLTPQLYSGFLFLCLVPSTIQSSIAFTSIARGNVPAAICAGSFSSLAGIFLTPLLAAGLLGNSGGGFSGDALLKIGVQLLLPFVAGQLLRRWIGGFITRHKKVLGYVDRGSILLVVYTAFSEGMVAGIWHQVTPARLGALLAAEAVLLALMLALTWHGAKRLGFDRGDRIAIQFAGSKKSLASGLPMASVLFGAHASLAVLPLMLFHQMQLMVCAVIAKRRSRDPLERLDPRDPQQGRRERSGNPASGAAAEEPVAVG; encoded by the coding sequence ATGAGCCGCCGCACCTTGAAGCTGCCGTCCTGGTTGCCGATCGACCCGTACATCCTGGCGCTGATCGGCACCGTCGCGGTTGCGGCGCTGCTCCCCGCGTCGGGGGCCGCCGCGGACGTGGCGGGCGGCGCGTCGACCGGAGCGGTCGCCCTTCTCTTCTTCCTGTACGGCGCCCGCCTCTCGACCGCCGAGGCGCTCGACGGACTCAAGCACTGGCGGCTCCATCTCACCGTCCTGATCTGCACGTTCGTCGCGTTCCCGCTGCTGGGTCTGGCGGGCGAGAGCCTGGTTCCGTACGTCCTGACGCCCCAGCTCTACAGCGGCTTCCTCTTCCTCTGCCTCGTCCCGTCGACCATCCAGTCGTCGATCGCGTTCACCTCGATCGCCCGCGGCAACGTGCCGGCGGCGATCTGCGCGGGCTCCTTCTCCTCGCTAGCCGGGATCTTCCTCACCCCGCTGCTCGCTGCCGGGCTGCTCGGCAACAGCGGTGGCGGATTCTCCGGGGACGCGCTGCTGAAGATCGGGGTCCAACTGCTGCTGCCGTTCGTCGCCGGGCAGTTGCTGCGCCGCTGGATCGGGGGGTTCATCACCCGCCACAAGAAGGTGCTCGGCTATGTCGACCGGGGCTCGATCCTGCTGGTCGTCTACACCGCGTTCAGCGAGGGCATGGTCGCCGGAATCTGGCACCAGGTCACCCCGGCCCGGCTCGGTGCGTTGCTCGCCGCCGAAGCGGTGCTGCTCGCACTGATGCTCGCACTGACCTGGCACGGGGCGAAGCGGCTCGGCTTCGACCGGGGCGACCGGATCGCCATCCAGTTCGCCGGTTCGAAGAAGAGCCTGGCCTCGGGGCTGCCGATGGCGAGCGTGCTCTTCGGAGCACACGCGAGCCTGGCCGTGCTGCCGCTGATGCTTTTCCACCAGATGCAGCTGATGGTGTGCGCGGTGATCGCGAAGCGTCGCTCGCGCGACCCGCTCGAGAGGCTCGACCCGCGCGACCCGCAGCAGGGGCGCCGGGAGCGGTCAGGGAATCCGGCGAGCGGTGCGGCGGCGGAGGAGCCGGTCGCGGTGGGCTGA
- a CDS encoding LysR family transcriptional regulator, whose translation MYDPAQLRTFLAVAQTLSFTQAARRLGVRQSTVSQHVRRLEDATGRQLFTRDTHRVDLTGDGEAMLGFARTILQAHERAAAFFTGTRLRGRLRFGASEDFVLTRLPEILESFRRDHPEVELELTVELSGTLHRQLAAGRLDLVLAKRRTGDTHGELVWQDALTWIGAPHVRIDPDRPVPLVLFPPPGITRARALEVLEEHGRSWRVACTSTSLSGLIAAAHAGLGVMAHTRGLIPPGLTPVPARAGLPELGDVDFVLLHGRRRDAAQEAADALAAAILAGGDRLIRSVGGINAIGGREGA comes from the coding sequence ATGTACGACCCTGCACAGCTCCGTACCTTTCTCGCCGTCGCCCAGACGCTGAGTTTCACCCAGGCCGCCCGTCGGCTCGGCGTACGGCAGTCCACGGTGAGCCAGCATGTGCGGCGGCTCGAGGACGCGACGGGACGGCAGCTGTTCACCCGGGACACGCACCGGGTCGATCTCACCGGGGACGGCGAGGCGATGCTCGGCTTCGCCCGGACGATCCTGCAGGCCCATGAGCGGGCAGCGGCGTTCTTCACCGGGACCCGGCTGCGCGGCCGGCTGCGGTTCGGGGCCTCCGAGGACTTCGTACTGACCCGGCTGCCGGAGATCCTGGAGTCGTTCCGCCGTGACCACCCGGAGGTCGAGCTGGAGCTGACCGTGGAGCTCTCCGGGACGCTGCACCGGCAGCTGGCGGCGGGCCGGCTCGATCTGGTCCTCGCCAAGCGGCGGACCGGTGACACGCACGGTGAGCTGGTCTGGCAGGACGCGCTGACCTGGATCGGCGCACCGCACGTGCGGATCGATCCGGACCGTCCGGTGCCGCTGGTCCTCTTTCCGCCGCCGGGCATCACCCGGGCCCGCGCCCTGGAGGTGCTGGAGGAGCACGGCCGGTCGTGGCGGGTCGCCTGTACGAGTACGAGCCTGAGCGGACTGATCGCGGCGGCCCATGCCGGGCTGGGCGTGATGGCGCACACGCGCGGCCTCATCCCACCGGGACTGACCCCGGTGCCGGCCAGGGCGGGGCTGCCGGAGCTCGGCGATGTGGATTTCGTCCTGCTGCACGGCCGCCGCCGGGACGCGGCGCAGGAGGCGGCGGACGCGCTCGCGGCGGCGATCCTGGCGGGAGGCGACCGGCTGATCCGCTCCGTCGGCGGGATCAACGCGATCGGCGGCCGGGAGGGCGCGTGA
- a CDS encoding AMP-dependent synthetase/ligase: MAAAPHVGGLADVVFDYPEEDPHRIAFGRKDASGHWRDITAATFRDEVLALAKGLIAHGVRFGDRVALMSRTRYEWTLFDFALWTVGAQSVPIYPTSSAEQVFWMLHDADVSAIVVEHEDHAMTIASVIDRLPGLRRLWQLDSDAVTELVDAGTHVEDEVVHRHRRAVTPESVATIIYTSGTTGRPKGCVITHANFMFETDTMAARWESVFHSKPGDEAATLLFLPLAHVFGRMVEVTAIRGRVKLGHQPELSAKALMPDLVTFRPTFILAVPYIFEKVFNGARRKAEAEGKLGPFDKAFDVAVRYADAMEHKAFGTGPGPSPGLRMQHQFFDKVVFKKVRDAMGGRVRHAMSGGSGMERQLGLFFEGAGITVYEGYGLTESTAAATANPPERTRYGTVGQPIPGTTVHIADDGEIWVYGRNVFGGYLGDPKATDAVLYDGWLATGDLGALDEDGYLTITGRKKEILVTSGGKSVSPAGLEERVRAHPLVAQCIVVGNDRPYIAALVTVDQESVDHWLSMQGRPPMRAADLVRDPDLEMEVRRAVVAANTAVSQAESIRTFRILAHQFTEEHGLLTPSLKLKRKAIETAYAAEVDALYR, from the coding sequence ATGGCGGCCGCGCCCCACGTCGGCGGTCTGGCTGATGTCGTCTTCGACTACCCGGAGGAGGACCCGCATCGGATTGCGTTCGGCCGGAAGGACGCGAGCGGACACTGGCGTGACATCACCGCCGCGACATTCCGTGACGAGGTGCTGGCCCTCGCCAAGGGGCTGATCGCCCACGGCGTCCGGTTCGGCGACCGGGTCGCCCTGATGTCCCGTACCCGGTACGAGTGGACGCTCTTCGATTTCGCGCTGTGGACGGTCGGTGCCCAGTCGGTGCCGATCTACCCGACGTCCTCGGCCGAGCAGGTCTTCTGGATGCTGCACGACGCCGATGTGTCCGCCATCGTGGTCGAGCACGAGGATCACGCGATGACGATCGCTTCGGTGATCGACCGGCTGCCCGGGCTGAGACGGCTGTGGCAGCTGGACTCCGACGCGGTGACCGAGCTCGTCGACGCGGGCACCCATGTCGAGGACGAGGTGGTGCACCGGCACCGGCGGGCGGTGACGCCCGAGTCCGTGGCGACCATCATCTACACGTCCGGTACGACGGGCCGGCCCAAGGGCTGTGTGATCACCCACGCCAACTTCATGTTCGAGACGGACACCATGGCCGCCCGGTGGGAGTCGGTCTTCCACTCCAAGCCGGGCGACGAGGCCGCCACGCTCCTCTTCCTGCCACTGGCGCATGTCTTCGGCCGGATGGTCGAGGTCACGGCGATCCGCGGCCGGGTGAAGCTGGGCCATCAGCCGGAGCTGTCGGCGAAGGCGCTGATGCCGGACCTGGTGACGTTCCGGCCGACGTTCATCCTGGCGGTCCCGTACATCTTCGAGAAGGTCTTCAACGGCGCCCGGCGCAAGGCCGAGGCGGAGGGCAAGCTCGGGCCGTTCGACAAGGCCTTCGACGTCGCGGTGAGGTACGCGGACGCGATGGAGCACAAGGCGTTCGGAACCGGCCCCGGGCCGTCGCCGGGGCTGCGGATGCAGCACCAGTTCTTCGACAAGGTCGTGTTCAAGAAGGTCCGCGACGCGATGGGCGGCCGGGTGCGGCACGCCATGTCGGGCGGCTCCGGGATGGAGCGGCAGCTCGGCCTGTTCTTCGAGGGCGCCGGCATCACGGTGTACGAGGGGTACGGACTGACCGAGTCGACTGCGGCGGCCACCGCCAATCCGCCGGAGCGCACCCGGTACGGCACGGTCGGGCAGCCGATCCCCGGCACCACCGTGCACATCGCCGACGACGGCGAGATATGGGTGTACGGACGCAATGTCTTCGGCGGCTACCTGGGCGACCCGAAGGCCACCGACGCGGTGCTGTACGACGGTTGGCTGGCCACCGGCGACCTGGGTGCACTCGACGAGGACGGCTATCTGACCATCACCGGGCGGAAGAAGGAGATCCTGGTGACGTCGGGCGGCAAGAGTGTGTCGCCGGCCGGTCTGGAGGAGCGGGTGCGGGCGCATCCGCTGGTCGCGCAGTGCATCGTGGTCGGCAACGACCGGCCGTACATCGCGGCGCTGGTGACCGTGGACCAGGAGTCCGTGGACCACTGGCTCTCCATGCAGGGGCGGCCACCGATGAGGGCGGCGGACCTGGTGCGTGACCCGGATCTGGAGATGGAGGTCCGGCGGGCGGTGGTGGCGGCCAACACGGCGGTGTCGCAGGCCGAGTCGATCCGTACGTTCCGGATACTGGCGCATCAGTTCACCGAGGAGCACGGTCTGCTGACCCCGTCCCTCAAGCTGAAACGGAAGGCGATCGAGACGGCGTACGCCGCCGAGGTGGACGCGCTGTACCGGTGA
- a CDS encoding aldo/keto reductase — MSQVPSITLNNGVEMPQLGFGVWQVPDTEATKAVTTAIESGYRSIDTAAIYENEQGTGKAIADSGVAREELFVTTKLWNSQQGYDTTLRAFDASLDKLGLDYVDLYLIHWPVPAKDAYIDTYKAFEKIYADGRAKAIGVSNFLPEHLERLLGETSVVPVINQIELHPQLQQAESRAFHAKHDIATEAWSPLGQGKGLLEVPTVVAIAQKHGRTPAQVVLRWHIQTGNVVIPKSVTPSRIAENLDVFGFELDADDLAAFAALDEGKRLGPNPGEFNLGA, encoded by the coding sequence GTGAGCCAGGTCCCCTCCATCACCCTCAACAATGGCGTCGAGATGCCGCAGCTCGGTTTCGGTGTCTGGCAGGTGCCGGACACCGAAGCGACGAAGGCGGTCACGACGGCCATCGAGTCCGGGTACCGGAGCATCGACACCGCCGCGATCTACGAGAACGAGCAGGGCACGGGCAAGGCCATCGCCGACTCCGGTGTCGCCCGGGAAGAGCTGTTCGTCACCACGAAGCTGTGGAACAGCCAGCAGGGCTACGACACCACCCTGCGTGCGTTCGACGCCTCGCTCGACAAGCTGGGTCTCGACTATGTCGACCTGTACCTGATCCACTGGCCGGTGCCGGCCAAGGACGCGTACATCGACACGTACAAGGCCTTCGAGAAGATCTACGCCGACGGCCGCGCGAAGGCCATCGGTGTCTCGAACTTCCTGCCCGAGCACCTGGAGCGCCTGCTCGGTGAGACCTCCGTGGTCCCCGTGATCAACCAGATCGAGCTGCACCCGCAGCTCCAGCAGGCCGAGTCCCGCGCCTTCCACGCCAAGCACGACATCGCGACCGAGGCCTGGTCGCCGCTTGGTCAGGGCAAGGGCCTCCTGGAGGTCCCGACGGTCGTCGCGATCGCCCAGAAGCACGGTCGCACGCCCGCGCAGGTGGTGCTCCGCTGGCACATCCAGACGGGCAACGTGGTGATCCCGAAGTCCGTGACGCCGTCGCGGATCGCGGAGAACCTCGATGTGTTCGGCTTCGAGCTGGACGCCGACGACCTCGCCGCGTTCGCCGCGCTGGACGAGGGCAAGCGCCTCGGTCCGAACCCCGGCGAGTTCAACCTCGGCGCCTGA
- a CDS encoding RICIN domain-containing protein: MSGETAPVVEPGLYRLRNVGSGLLLEVYGSAKGSGANVQQGSEKRDGVGAQHWQLSPVHEGAALHHLTNAHSGKRLDVANASTENGANVQQWKANNYGAQEWLVEQHLDAPGTVTLVSFISGLVLEVADGSTADGANVQQWEDTDSPGQWWQLEPVSQGR, translated from the coding sequence ATGAGCGGGGAGACCGCACCCGTCGTCGAACCGGGCCTGTACCGGCTGCGCAATGTGGGCAGTGGGCTGCTGCTGGAGGTGTACGGCTCCGCCAAGGGCAGCGGCGCCAATGTGCAACAGGGCAGCGAGAAGCGGGACGGGGTGGGCGCCCAGCACTGGCAGCTCTCACCGGTGCACGAAGGTGCCGCCCTCCACCATCTGACCAACGCGCACAGCGGCAAACGACTGGACGTCGCCAACGCGTCCACGGAGAACGGCGCCAATGTCCAGCAGTGGAAGGCCAACAACTACGGCGCCCAGGAATGGCTGGTCGAACAGCACCTGGATGCGCCGGGCACCGTGACCCTGGTCAGCTTCATCAGCGGACTCGTCCTCGAAGTGGCCGACGGCAGCACGGCGGACGGCGCCAACGTCCAGCAGTGGGAGGACACCGACTCCCCCGGTCAGTGGTGGCAGTTGGAACCGGTGTCCCAGGGGCGCTGA
- a CDS encoding class I SAM-dependent methyltransferase produces MTKHADHGPHHDIAHGRHDRAGHGPHHDTTDFDWDVMGPILERNAELSSPQYREAARWIAGLPTASRVRRVLDIGSGPGVIACLLAEAFPEAEVVAVDGTPALLERARARAVRLGLGDRVRTLHAELPDELAKLGDADLIWAGNALHHMGDQRAVLTGFAGLLRPGGTVALVEGGLPPRQLPRDIGFGRPGLEARLDAVTADWFEEMRASLPDAKRETEDWSALFTAVGLAPQGTRSFLLDLPAPLSDQARDHVIAEFARRREMFADALAADDLAVLDRLLDPDDPAGLRHRPDVFLLTARTVHLARRA; encoded by the coding sequence ATGACGAAGCATGCCGACCACGGCCCTCACCACGACATCGCCCACGGAAGGCACGACCGTGCCGGGCACGGCCCTCACCACGACACCACCGACTTCGACTGGGACGTCATGGGTCCGATCCTGGAGCGGAACGCCGAGCTCAGCAGCCCGCAGTACCGGGAGGCAGCCCGCTGGATCGCCGGTCTTCCCACCGCCTCGCGGGTACGCCGGGTCCTCGACATCGGCAGTGGCCCCGGCGTGATCGCGTGTCTGCTCGCCGAGGCGTTCCCGGAAGCCGAAGTCGTCGCCGTGGACGGCACCCCGGCGCTGCTGGAGCGCGCCCGGGCCCGCGCCGTACGGCTCGGCCTCGGTGACCGCGTCCGTACGCTGCACGCGGAGCTCCCGGACGAACTGGCGAAGCTGGGGGACGCGGACCTGATCTGGGCGGGCAACGCGCTGCACCACATGGGTGACCAACGCGCCGTCCTCACCGGTTTCGCCGGGCTGCTGCGCCCGGGTGGCACCGTCGCCCTGGTCGAGGGCGGGCTGCCGCCCCGTCAGCTGCCACGCGACATCGGGTTCGGCCGGCCGGGCCTGGAGGCGAGGCTCGACGCGGTGACCGCAGACTGGTTCGAGGAGATGAGGGCGTCCCTTCCGGACGCCAAGCGGGAGACCGAGGACTGGAGCGCCCTGTTCACCGCGGTGGGGCTGGCTCCGCAGGGCACCCGCAGCTTCCTGCTCGATCTGCCCGCACCACTCTCCGACCAGGCCCGCGACCATGTCATCGCCGAATTCGCCCGGCGGCGCGAGATGTTTGCCGACGCGCTCGCCGCCGACGACCTCGCCGTACTCGACCGGCTGCTCGATCCCGACGACCCGGCCGGGCTGCGCCACCGCCCGGACGTCTTCCTGCTCACGGCACGCACGGTCCACCTGGCCCGGCGCGCCTGA
- a CDS encoding class I SAM-dependent methyltransferase translates to MLDYNTEAAVYDATRGGVPRAESAARAVLGLVPESARTLLDIGCGTGLVTQRIAAARPGLKVLGTDASYGMARLARQRIGAVALGDARRLPLGASTVDAVGAIWLLHLLRGAGDARAVVSEAARVLGPGGVFVTTVDKDAAHDVGSDIDEAFAPYLRPKPSDSEELVAAYGAEAGLDVVGEARFLGHGQGRTPLAAARSVRRGDFVSRLELPGAAADRLAAALLALPDGNRPRRDPEYRLLVFRRRD, encoded by the coding sequence ATGCTCGACTACAACACCGAGGCGGCTGTCTACGACGCGACCCGCGGTGGCGTGCCCAGGGCCGAGTCCGCGGCCCGCGCCGTGCTGGGCCTGGTCCCGGAGTCCGCGCGCACACTGCTGGACATCGGCTGCGGTACGGGGCTGGTCACCCAGCGGATCGCGGCGGCCCGGCCCGGACTGAAGGTGCTGGGCACCGATGCCTCGTACGGAATGGCGCGGCTTGCCCGGCAGCGGATCGGCGCGGTGGCGCTCGGCGACGCGCGCCGGCTGCCGCTGGGCGCCTCGACCGTGGACGCGGTCGGTGCGATCTGGCTGCTGCATCTGCTGCGGGGAGCGGGGGACGCGCGAGCGGTGGTGTCCGAGGCCGCCCGGGTACTGGGGCCCGGCGGGGTGTTCGTCACCACGGTCGACAAGGACGCGGCGCACGACGTGGGCAGCGACATCGACGAGGCGTTCGCCCCCTATCTGAGGCCGAAGCCGTCGGACAGCGAGGAACTGGTCGCCGCGTACGGGGCGGAAGCCGGGCTCGACGTGGTGGGGGAGGCCCGCTTCCTCGGCCATGGACAGGGGCGGACACCGCTGGCGGCGGCGCGAAGTGTGCGCAGGGGTGACTTCGTCTCGCGTCTGGAGCTGCCGGGGGCGGCGGCCGACCGGCTCGCGGCGGCGCTGCTGGCTCTGCCCGACGGGAACCGGCCGCGCCGCGACCCGGAGTACCGGTTGCTGGTGTTCCGCCGCCGGGACTGA
- a CDS encoding LysR family substrate-binding domain-containing protein gives MTGSEIPPSFRLAYVPGVTPTKWVRIWNERLPEIPLTLVAVTAAEASDVLRGGGADAGFVRLPIDRTDLSAIPLYTETTVVVIPKDHIAAAVDEVSAEDLADEIVLHPLDDTLDWERPPGRPANERPATTADAIELVAAGVGLLVVPQSLARLHHRKDLTYRPVTGAPESRVALSWPEDATTDMVEDFIGIVRGRTVNSSRGRTATPPQPKQRKRPDAGDARRKPAAGKSGGKSPRGGAGGPKGGKGGKGGKPRRRS, from the coding sequence GTGACAGGCTCCGAGATCCCCCCTTCTTTCCGGCTTGCGTATGTACCAGGCGTGACGCCGACCAAGTGGGTGCGTATCTGGAACGAGCGGCTGCCCGAGATCCCCCTGACCCTCGTCGCGGTGACCGCCGCGGAGGCATCCGACGTGTTGCGGGGCGGCGGCGCCGACGCGGGATTCGTGCGGCTGCCGATCGACCGGACGGACCTCAGCGCGATCCCCCTGTACACCGAGACGACGGTGGTCGTGATCCCGAAGGACCACATCGCGGCCGCGGTCGACGAGGTGTCCGCCGAGGATCTGGCCGACGAGATCGTGCTGCATCCCCTCGACGACACCCTCGACTGGGAGCGTCCGCCGGGACGGCCCGCGAACGAGCGCCCGGCCACGACGGCGGACGCCATCGAACTGGTGGCTGCAGGAGTGGGCCTGTTGGTCGTCCCGCAGTCGCTGGCGCGCCTGCACCACCGCAAGGACCTCACGTACCGGCCGGTCACCGGCGCTCCCGAGTCGCGCGTCGCACTGTCGTGGCCGGAGGACGCAACCACCGACATGGTGGAGGACTTCATCGGGATCGTCCGGGGGCGGACCGTGAACAGCTCCCGGGGCCGCACCGCCACCCCGCCCCAGCCGAAGCAGCGCAAGCGCCCCGACGCGGGTGACGCGCGGCGGAAGCCCGCGGCCGGCAAGTCGGGCGGCAAGAGTCCACGGGGCGGTGCCGGCGGCCCGAAGGGCGGCAAGGGCGGCAAGGGCGGCAAGCCGCGCCGTCGGTCGTAG
- a CDS encoding DUF5997 family protein: protein MTSHQTTQTMKPATAAKKLGVYLEATPTEFQEGVVSRSELNALQADPPEWLQELRRNGPHPRPVVAAKLGISISGLARGGITDALTTEQIEALKKELPEWLQKERATQAEVRKEAVRIKEMNAEKQAERGDQTR, encoded by the coding sequence ATGACGTCGCACCAGACCACCCAGACCATGAAGCCCGCGACCGCGGCGAAGAAACTGGGTGTGTACCTCGAGGCCACCCCCACCGAGTTCCAGGAGGGTGTCGTCTCGCGCAGCGAGCTCAACGCGCTGCAGGCCGATCCGCCCGAGTGGCTGCAGGAACTGCGGCGCAACGGCCCCCACCCCCGTCCGGTGGTCGCGGCGAAGCTCGGCATCTCCATCTCGGGTCTCGCGCGTGGCGGCATCACGGACGCCCTCACCACGGAGCAGATCGAGGCGCTGAAGAAGGAGCTTCCCGAGTGGCTGCAGAAGGAACGCGCCACCCAGGCCGAGGTCCGGAAGGAAGCGGTCCGCATCAAGGAGATGAACGCGGAGAAGCAGGCGGAGCGCGGCGACCAGACCCGCTGA